GCCCTCGTACGCGGTGAGCTCGACGCGCTTGGGGTCGACGAGCACCATACGGACGTCCTCCGGCGTCGCCCGCACCATCACCGAGGTGATGAGGCAGTTGATGCAGGAGGACTTGCCGGAACCGGTGGCACCGGCCACCAGGACGTGCGGCATCTTCGCGAGGTTGGCCATCTCGTAACCGCCCTCGACGTTCTTGCCGAGCGCGACCAGCATCGGGTGGTCGTCCTCCGCCGCGTCCGCGAGCCGCAGCACATCGCCGAGGTTGACCATCTCCCGGTCGGAATTGGGGATCTCGATGCCGACCGCGGACTTCCCCGGGATCGGCGAGATGATCCGGACGTCGGGGCTGGCGACGGCGTACGCGATGTTCTTGGCGAGCGCGGTGATCCGCTCGACCTTCACGGCGGGACCGAGCTCCACCTCGTACCGCGTCACCGTGGGACCGCGGGTGAAGCCGGTGACGGCGGCGTCGACCTTGAATTCGGTGAAGACGTTGGTCAGCGACGCGACGATCGCGTCGTTGGCGGCGCTACGGGTCTTGCCCGGGCCGCCTCGCTCCAGCAGATCGAGCGAGGGCAGCGAGTAGGTGATGTCGCCGGAGAGCTGGAGCTGCTCGGCACGTGGCGGCAGCGGCTGCGACTGCGAGCGGTCGGGGACCGGCTTGGTGAGGTCGGGTACGCCCCCGGCGGGCGAGGACGCCCTCTCCCCCGGCCTCCTGGCGGGCTCCGCCTCCCTGGCGCCGGGCACCGGGGTGCCCGCACGCTCGCGGTCCACCGAGACGCCCTGGGTGAGGTCGGCGACGACCGGCGAGGGCGGCATGCCGTTGAGCACCGCCCCGTCGAGCGCGGCGGCTGCGGCGGCTGCGACGTCCACGGCGTCCATGGTGCGGTTCATCGCCGGCTGCACGGAGGGCCTGCGCGGCCTGCGGCGCTTGGAGAGCGCGTCGGTCTCCGCCCGGTCGGGGTCGTACTCCTCCGACGCCTCGGACCGGCGTACGGAGGAGCGGCGCGAACGGGCGGCCGGCGCCTCACGCCACTGCTCGTCGTACCGCTCGTCCTCGTCCTCGTCCAGCGCCTCGGGGTCGTACACCGGGTCGATGATTCCCAGCTTGGAACCGAGCAGCCGCAGCCGCTGCGGAATGGCGTTCACCGGCGTCGCCGTCACGACCAGCAGCCCGAAGACGGTCAGGAGCAGGAGCAGCGGTACGGCGAGCACCTCGCCCATCGTGAAGATCAGCGGCTTGGAGGCGGCCCAGCCGATGAGGCCGCCCGCGTCCTGCATGGCCTCGGTGCCGTCCTCGCGCCCCGGCGATCCGCACGCGATGTGGACCTGGCCGAGCACCCCGATGACGAGCGCGGAGAGCCCGATGACGATCCGCCCGTTGGCCTCGGGCTTCTCCGGATACAGGATCAGCCGTACGGCGACGGCGCCCAGCAGTATCGGCACGAGGAGGTCGAGCCGGCCGAAGGCTCCGGTGACGAGCATCTCGACGAGGTCGCCGACCGGGCCGCGCAGATTCGACCAGGTGCCCGCGGCGACGATCAGCGCGAGACCGAGCAGCAGCAGGGCGACACCGTCCTTGCGGTGAGCGGGGTCGAGCCCCTTGGCGCCGCGCCCTATGCCGCGGAACAGCGCACCGACGGCGTGGGCCGTACCGAGCCAGACGGCGCGCACCAGGCGGTACACACCACCGGTGGGCGACGGCGCCGGTTTGGGCGCGGCAGCCTTCTTGGCCACCGCCTTCTTCGCGGGAGCCTTTTTCGCGGGCGCGGTCTTCTTGGCAGCGGCCTTCTTCGCGGGCGCGGCTTTCTTCGCCGGACCCGATCCGCCACCGACGCGCTTCGCGGTGCCCGCCGTGCCCTGGGAACCCTTGCCGGACGTACGTGAGGCCATGGAGCCGAGGTTACCGGTGTCCGCGGCAGTGAACACGTGCGCGTGCCGGTTCACCCGACCGTGTCGCCGTACGGCGGCCGCAAACTGACGCGCCCTCACCGGACCGCGGCGATGCCACACCCACCGGCCGGGGACGGCCGTACCGGGACGCCACCGCCGAACGGCCGCGCCCTCAGGTCAGTTGACGCCCCACCGGCCCGAAGGGACCTGACGGAGCGGGGCAGTACGGTCCACAGCCGCCTTACGAGGGAAGGGGTGCGGGTCCGCCACTGGTGCCGGGCTCCAGGGCGTCCAGCGCCCGGCGCAGCCCGGTCAGCTTCCGTTCGAGGTGAGCCGCGGTGGCCACGGCCCCGGCGTCCGCCGACTCGTCGTCGAGCTGCTTGGAGAGGGCCTCGGCCTGCTCCTCGACGGCCGCGAGCCGTGCGGAGAGTTCGGCCAGCAGTCCGGCGGGCTCCTTCTCGTGGTTCGCGCCCCCGTGACCGCTGCCCTCCAGCTGGAGTCGCAGCAGCGCCGCCTGCTCACGCAACTGGCAGTTCTTCATGTACAGCTCGACGAAGACCGAGACCTTGGCCCGCAGCACCCAGGGGTCGAACGGCTTCGAGATGTAGTCCACCGCGCCGGCCGCATAACCCCGGAAGGTGTGGTGCGGACCGTGGTTGATCGCGGTGAGAAAGATGATCGGGATGTCCCGGGTCCGCTCCCGCCGCTTGATGTGCGCCGCGGTTTCGAATCCGTCCATGCCCGGCATCTGGACGTCCAGCAGAATGACCGCGAAATCGTCCGTGAGCAGCGCTTTGAGCGCCTCCTCCCCTGACGATGCCCGAACCAGTGTCTGATCGAGCGCAGAGAGGATGGCCTCCAGCGCCAGCAGATTCTCCGGCCGGTCATCGACCAGGAGGATCTTGGCCTTCTGCACCATGGCCCGTCCTCCTCGCCCCGGAATTACACCGGGCGCCGCCCCAGGGGACGGCTCCCTTACGCCGTCCGTCCTTGTGCCGGTCATGGTAGCCGCACCCCGCCCGTCACCACACCCTGTCACCGCGATGTCACTGTGCACACAGGGAAAACGCGGTGGGAGACCAGAAGGTTCCCCGAAAACCGCGCTCCCACACTCCTCCAGACACAGCTAGTCAACAGAACACGAAATAATCCCTCAATCTTCGATCACTCTCCGCGCATCCACTGCTCCATAACCGAAAGCAGATGATCAGGGTCGACCGGCTTGGTGACGTAGTCGGATGCTCCGGACTCGATCGCCTTCTCGCGGTCGCCCTTCATCGCCTTCGCGGTCAGAGCGATGATCGGCAGTCCGGCGAACTGCGGCATCCTGCGGATCGCCGAGGTTGTCGCGTAGCCGTCCATCTCCGGCATCATGATGTCCATCAGCACGACCGTCACATCGTCGTGCTGCTCCAGGACTTCGATCCCCTCGCGCCCGTTCTCCGCGTACAGAACCGACAGCCCGTGCTGCTCCAGCACGCTGGTGAGCGCGAAGACGTTGCGGATGTCGTCGTCGACGATCAGCACCTTCTCGCCGCCGAACCGGAACGTCCTGCGGACCACCGGCTCCTCCTGGCCACCGAGCGTCCACGGCTCCTGAGCGGTCTGCCGATCCGCCGGGGAAGCCGCCCGGGGCGGCAGCGCGGGCTGCTGCTGCGCACCGCCCAGCGCCTTGCGCCGACGCCTCAACAGCCCGGCCGCACCGCCCTGGCCGTGCGCGCTCCCCGGCATCCCTGAGGCCTCGCCGAAGGTCTGGAAGCCCGGTCCCGTGCCCTGTCCCGTCCCCTGGCCGGCCTCGGGAAGCCGGCCGCTCTCGACCGCCGCACCGTGCACCTCGATGGGTCCGGGGCCGATCTGCGGGTAACCCTGCGGCGGGAGTTCGCTCGGGTGCAGTGGCAGGTACAGCGTGAACGTCGAGCCGCGGCCGGGCTCGCTCGCCGCATGGATCTCGCCACCCAGCAGCCGTGCGATCTCCCGGCTGATGGAGAGGCCGAGACCGGTGCCTCCGTACTTGCGGCTGGTCGTACCGTCCGCCTGCTTGAACGCCTCGAAGATCACCAGCATCTTGCTGGACGCGATCCCGATACCGGTGTCGGTCACCGAGAAGGCGATCAGATCGGCGTCGGCGTCCCGCAGTGAACCGGCTTCCAGCAGCTGCTCACGAATGGCGTTCGGCACCTCGGCACCGGCGTGCCTGATCACCAGCTCGACGGCGCCCCCGTCGGTGAACTTCACCGCGTTGGAGAGCAGATTGCGCAGCACCTGAAGCAGCCGCTGTTCGTCGGTGTGCAGCGTGGCCGGGAGTTCCGGCGACACCCGTACGGAGAAATCCAGCCCCTTTTCCGCGGTCAGCGGCCGGAACGTCGCCTCCACGTAGTCGACCAGCTGAACCAGGGCGATCCGGGTCGGGCTGACGTCCATCTTGCCCGCCTCGACCTTCGACAGATCGAGGATGTCGTTGATCAACTGGAGCAGATCGGAACCGGCCCCATGGATCGTCTCGGCGAATTCCACCTGCTTCGGCGACAGATTGCCCTCGGCGTTGTCCGCCAGCAGCTTGGCCAGAATGAGCAGCGAGTTGAGCGGTGTCCGCAACTCGTGCGACATGTTCGCCAGGAACTCCGACTTGTACCGCATGGAGACGGCCAGCTGTTCGGCGCGCTCCTCCAGAACCTGTCGCGCCTCTTCGATCTCGGTGTTCTTGACCTCGATGTCGCGGTTCTGCTGGGCCAGCAGCTCGGCCTTCTCCTCCAGTTCGGCATTGGACGCCTGGAGGGCCTTCTGCCGGTTCTCCAACTCCTGCGACCGGTCGCGCAATTGCTCCGTGAGCTCCTGCGACTGCTCCAGCAGTTTCTCGGTCGTGGTGTTGACGCTGATCGTGTTGACGCTGGTCGCGATCATCTCGGCGAGCTGGTTGAGGAAGTCCCGCTGGATATGGGTGAAGGGCTGGAAGGAGGCCAGCTCGATCACACCGAGGACCTTCCCCTCGAAGAGCACCGGCAGCACGATCACATGCGCGGGCGGCGCCTCACCGAGCCCGGAGGAAATCTTCAGGTACCCCGGCGGCACGTTGTCCACCTGAATCGTCCGCTTCTCCTCGGCCGCCGTGCCGATGAGCGTCTCCCCGGGCCGGAAGGAGGTCGGCATGGAGCCGGCGGAGTAGCCGTAACTGCCCCGCATCCGGAGTTCGTACGCACCCTCCCGGTCGCCGTCCGCGCCCAGCGCGTCGGCGTCTCCCGTCGCCATGGCGAGGAAGAAGGCGCCGTGCTGCGCGGAGACGACCGGCGTCAGCTCGCTCATGATCAGCGAGGCGACGTCGTCCAGGTCGCGCCGCCCCTGCATCAGGCCGGAGATCCGGGCGAGGTTGCCCTTGAGCCAGTCCTGCTCCTTGTTGGTGGCGGTGGTGTCGCGCAGATTGGCGATCATCGTGTTGATGTTGTCCTGGAGGGACTGGATCTCTCCGGCGGCATCCACGTCGATCTTGAGATTGAGATCGCCTCGGGTCACCGCGGTCGCGACGGCCGCGATGGCGCGCACCTGACGGGTCAGGTTTCCGGCCATCTCGTTCACCGACTCGGTGAGGTCGCGCCAGGTGCCGTCCACGTCCCGCACCCGCGCCTGACCGCCCAGCTGGCCTTCGGTGCCCACCTCGCGGGCCACCCGGGTCACCTGCTCGGCGAACGAGGACAGCCGGTCGACCATCGTGTTGATGGTGTTCTTCAGCTCCTGAATCTCACCACGCGCGTCGATGTCGATCTTCTTGGTGAGATCGCCCTCGGCGATGGCCGTGGTGACGGTGGCGATCTGGCGCACCTGCCCCGTCAGGTTGGACGCCATCGAGTTCACGGACTCGGTGAGGTCCTTCCACGTACCGGCGACGCCGGGAACGCGTGCCTGGCCGCCCAGTTCACCCTCCGTGCCCACCTCACGGGCGACTCGCGTCACCTCGTCGGCGAACGACGACAGGGTCGTCACCATCGTGTTGACGGTGTCGGCCAGCTCGGCGACCTCCCCACGCGCCTCGACGGTGACCTTCTTCGTCAGATCGCCGTTGGCCACCGCGGACGAGACGCGGGAGATGTTCCGCACCTGACTGGTCAGGTTGTTGGCCATCAGGTTGACGTTCTCGCTGAGGTCCTTCCAGATGCCCGTGGCACCGCGCACCCGGGCCTGGCCGCCGAGGATGCCCTCGGTGCCCACCTCGCGGGCCACCCGGGTCACCTCGTCACCGAAGTTCATCAGCTGGTCGACCATCGTGTTGACCGTCGTCACCAGTTCGAGGATCTCGCCCTTGGCGTCGACGGTGATCTTCTTGGAGAGGTCACCGTTGGCGACCGCGGTGGTGACCTCGGCGATGTTGCGGACCTGAAGCGTCAGGTTGTTCGCCATGCCGTTGACGGACTGGGTGAGGTCCTTCCACGTGCCGGACACTCCCTGCACCTCGGCCTGACCGCCGAGAATGCCTTCCGTACCCACCTCACGGGCGACCCGGGTCACCTGCTCGGCGAAGTTCGACAGCTGGTCGACCATCGTGTTGAGGGTGTTCTTCAGCTCCAGGATCTCGCCGCGCGCGTCCACGTCGATCTTCTGCGACAGGTCACCCCGCGCCACCGCCGTGGCGACCTGCGCGATGTTACGGACCTGAGCGGTGAGGTTCCCGGCCATGCCGTTCACCGAATCGGTCAGATCACGCCACACACCTGCCACGCCGGGCACCTGCGCCTGACCCCCGAGACGCCCGTCCGTGCCCACCTCGCGGGCGACCCGGGTCACCTGCTCGGCGAAGGCGGAGAGCTGGTCGACCATCGTGTTGATGGTGTTCTTCAGCTCCAGGATCTCGCCGCGCGCGTCCACGTCGATCTTCTGCGACAGGTCACCCCGCGCCACCGCCGTGGTCACCTGCGCGATCTGGCGCACCTGGGAGGTCAGGTTCCCCGCCATGAAGTTGACGGAGTCGGTGAGCTCCTTCCACGTACCGGACACGCCGTCGACCCGCGCCTGACCGCCGAGGCGCCCCTCCGTGCCCACGTCCCGCGCCATGCGCGTCACCTGGTCGGCGAACGAGGACAGCTGCGCCACCATCGTGTTGACGGTGTTCTTCAGCTCCAGCATCTCGCCGGCCACATCGACGGTGACCTTCTGCGACAGGTCGCCATTGGCCACCGCGGTCGTCACCTGGGCGATGTCGCGCACCTGACCCGTCAGGTTCCGGAACGCCGTGTTGACGGAGTCCGTGAGGTCCTTCCAGGTACCCGCCGCGCCCGGCACCTCGGCCTGCCCACCCAGCCGGCCCTCGACGCCGACCTCCCTGGCCACCCGGGTCACTTCCGAACCGAAGGACTGGAGCTGGTCGACCATCGTGTTGACGGTGTTCTTCAGCTCCAGCATCTCGCCGGCCACATCGACGGTGACCTTCTGCGACATGTCACCGCTGGCCACCGCCGTGGTCACCTGGGCGATGTCACGCACCTGGGTCGTCAGATTGCGGAAGACGGTGTTCACCGAGTCGGTGAGGTCCTTCCAGGTGCCCGCCGCGCCCGGCACCTGCGCCTGGCCGCCGAGCAGACCCTCGCCACCGACCTCGCTGGCCACGCGCGTGACCTCGTCCGCGAAGGTGCGCAGCGTCTCGGTCATCTGGTTGATCGTCTCGGCGAGCTGCGCGACCTCGCCGCGCGCGCTGACCCGGACCTTCTGCGACAGGTCACCGTTGGCGACCGCCGTCGTCACCTCGGCGATGCCGCGCACCTGTGAGGTGAGGTTGCCGGCCATCGTGTTGACGGAGTCGGTCAGGTCCTTCCAGACCCCGGCCACCCCCGGCACCGTCGCCTGTCCGCCCAGCTCGCCCTCGGTCCCCACCTCACGGGCGACGCGGGTCACCTCGGAGGAGAAGGAGGACAGCTGGTCGACCATCGTGTTGACGGTGTTCTTCAGCTGAGCCATCTCGCCGGCCACATGGACGGTGACCTTCCGCGACAGATCCCCCTTGGCGACCGCTGTCGTCACCAAAGCGATGTCGCGCACCTGCGCGGTCAGCCGGTACGCCATGGTGTTCACGGAGTCCGTGAGGTCCTTCCAGGACCCGGACATCCCACGCACCTGGGCCTGGCCGCCCAGCTTGCCCTCGGTCCCCACCTCGACCGCGACCCGCGTCACCTGTTCGGTGAACGCCGACAGCTGGTCGACGAGGTTGTTGACGGTGCGGGCGACCTTCAGGAACTCGCCGCGCAGCGGCCGTACCGTCTCGTCGGCCGTGTGCGAACGCAGCTCCATCCGCTGTTCGAGATCACCGTCGGCCACTGCCGACAGCACTCGCCCGACCTCCGAGACAGGCCGCGCGAGATCATCGACCAGCTCGTTGGACGCGTCGATCGCGGCGGCCCAGGAGCCCTCGCAGGCACCCGTCTCCAGCCGCTCGGTGAGCTTGCCCTCCCGGCCGACCACACGCCGCACGCGCGCGAGCTCACCGGTGAGATGCACGTTGCGGTCGGCGACCTCGTTGAAGACCGCCGCGAGCTCGGCCATGACACCGTCGCCGGAGACCGTCACACGCCGGCGGAAGTTCCCGTCACGCATGGCCACCAGACCCGACAGCAGTCTGTTGAGTGCCGCGGCGTCGACTTCGACGGTTCCATTGCGCTGCTTCTTCACGGACTGTCCGCCTTTACTGCGCGTACCTGTGCCCCGCGCCGCCACGTCAGACTCCACCGTGTCCCTCCCGCAGGGGTTGACCGAATCGCTCGGGCCTTGTCCGAGAGCTTGCCCAAATCCTCTGGGACTCACCGCCACAGCCCACCGTTGACGGGTGACCATGCGGACGTCAAATCGTTGAAACGTACCAGGCCGGAACCAGTCGGGGCGGAACCACCCATGGTTGTGCCACATCCCTCCATGAGGAAGCCCACACTTGTCCGGTCACAAGCCTGTTCCTGCCCGTCCTTGCCCGAACCCGGCCCTCGTGTATCCGGTACCTGCACGAAGCGTCTAGCCTGGCAAGGCGAATCGAAGCGGCGAGAAACGGGCACAGGACTCGGGGAAGCGACGAGACACCATATGGGGAGTGCTGTGATCACGGCGCGCGCGGCTGCCACCTTCGACCCGGTCGGGCGCTCCGTCGCGACGGCCCGCGCCTTTGTCCGGGACACGCTCCAGGGGTGGGGGTACACCGACGTCGTCGACGACGCCGTGGTCCTCACCAGCGAGCTCGTCACCAACGCCGTGGTCCATGCGGGCACAGCGGCGGACGTCCTGTGCCTGCGCACGGAGGACGGCGTCCGGGTCGAGGTCTCCGACCACTATCCGGAACGGGAGATCCCGCTCCAGTCCACCGGGCTGGACTTCGGCAGCCCCGACCGGGAGAGCGGCCGCGGCCTCCTCCTGTGCGCGGCGCTCGCCTCCCGCTGGGGAGTCGAGTACTCCCCCACACACAAACATGTCTGGTTCCAGCTCGATCTGCCCGACCGCCCCGTGGGCATCCGTTCCGCGGGCCCGCTGCTCCCCGTCGACCTGCTCCCCGTCACCGACGAACGGGTCAGGGTCGCCGTCGTCCAGATCGACAGCGCGGGCGCCATCGCGGCGTGGAACGACGACGCCTCATACCTCTTCGGGCACACGGCGGAACAGGTCACCGGAAAACAGTTCACCGACTTCACCGCCTGGCCGCAGACCCCCGGCACCAACACCGGCATCGCGGACGCCCTGCGTCTCTCCCGCTGGGAGGGCAGCTACGGCATCCGGGGCGCCGACGGCCGTACGATCCCGGTCTACGGCTCTCATCTGCGCGTGCGGGACACCCAGGGCGAGCCCTCGACCGTGTGCCTGCTGGTGCGCGACTACGAGCGGGCCGTACTCCAGTCACCGGTACGCACTCCCGTCTCCGACGCGAACACGGAGAACCGCTCGACGGACCCCTTCGAGGTCTTCATCGGCTCTCCCGCCCCCGACGACCTCGACGGGCTGCTCCAGCGCACCGTCGAGCGGGCCCGCGACATGCTCGACGCCGACGCGGCCTTCCTGCTGCTGGCGACGGACGACGAGACCGAACTGGAAGTACGGGCCACGACCGGTCTGCCCTCCGCCCGTCAGCGCTTCGCCCGCGTCCCGGTGGAGGCCGGCACCGGACGGTACGGCTCCGCGCGCATGCCCGCCGTGCACGAGGACCTCGACGCGGTCCCCGGTGCAGTCCCCCTGCTCGTCGACACGGGCATGCGCTCGGTGGTCAC
This genomic interval from Streptomyces sp. NBC_00464 contains the following:
- a CDS encoding DNA translocase FtsK, coding for MASRTSGKGSQGTAGTAKRVGGGSGPAKKAAPAKKAAAKKTAPAKKAPAKKAVAKKAAAPKPAPSPTGGVYRLVRAVWLGTAHAVGALFRGIGRGAKGLDPAHRKDGVALLLLGLALIVAAGTWSNLRGPVGDLVEMLVTGAFGRLDLLVPILLGAVAVRLILYPEKPEANGRIVIGLSALVIGVLGQVHIACGSPGREDGTEAMQDAGGLIGWAASKPLIFTMGEVLAVPLLLLLTVFGLLVVTATPVNAIPQRLRLLGSKLGIIDPVYDPEALDEDEDERYDEQWREAPAARSRRSSVRRSEASEEYDPDRAETDALSKRRRPRRPSVQPAMNRTMDAVDVAAAAAAALDGAVLNGMPPSPVVADLTQGVSVDRERAGTPVPGAREAEPARRPGERASSPAGGVPDLTKPVPDRSQSQPLPPRAEQLQLSGDITYSLPSLDLLERGGPGKTRSAANDAIVASLTNVFTEFKVDAAVTGFTRGPTVTRYEVELGPAVKVERITALAKNIAYAVASPDVRIISPIPGKSAVGIEIPNSDREMVNLGDVLRLADAAEDDHPMLVALGKNVEGGYEMANLAKMPHVLVAGATGSGKSSCINCLITSVMVRATPEDVRMVLVDPKRVELTAYEGIPHLITPIITNPKKAAEALQWVVREMDLRYDDLAAFGYRHIDDFNHAVRTGKLKTPEGSERELSPYPYLLVIVDELADLMMVAPRDVEDSIVRITQLARAAGIHLVLATQRPSVDVVTGLIKANVPSRLAFATSSLADSRVILDQPGAEKLIGKGDGLFLPMGANKPTRMQGAFVTEDEVAAVVQHCKDQMAPVFRDDVVVGTKQKKEIDEDIGDDLDLLCQAAELVVSTQFGSTSMLQRKLRVGFAKAGRLMDLMESRNIVGPSEGSKARDVMVKPDEIDGVLALIRGETGS
- a CDS encoding response regulator codes for the protein MVQKAKILLVDDRPENLLALEAILSALDQTLVRASSGEEALKALLTDDFAVILLDVQMPGMDGFETAAHIKRRERTRDIPIIFLTAINHGPHHTFRGYAAGAVDYISKPFDPWVLRAKVSVFVELYMKNCQLREQAALLRLQLEGSGHGGANHEKEPAGLLAELSARLAAVEEQAEALSKQLDDESADAGAVATAAHLERKLTGLRRALDALEPGTSGGPAPLPS
- a CDS encoding HAMP domain-containing protein — translated: MKKQRNGTVEVDAAALNRLLSGLVAMRDGNFRRRVTVSGDGVMAELAAVFNEVADRNVHLTGELARVRRVVGREGKLTERLETGACEGSWAAAIDASNELVDDLARPVSEVGRVLSAVADGDLEQRMELRSHTADETVRPLRGEFLKVARTVNNLVDQLSAFTEQVTRVAVEVGTEGKLGGQAQVRGMSGSWKDLTDSVNTMAYRLTAQVRDIALVTTAVAKGDLSRKVTVHVAGEMAQLKNTVNTMVDQLSSFSSEVTRVAREVGTEGELGGQATVPGVAGVWKDLTDSVNTMAGNLTSQVRGIAEVTTAVANGDLSQKVRVSARGEVAQLAETINQMTETLRTFADEVTRVASEVGGEGLLGGQAQVPGAAGTWKDLTDSVNTVFRNLTTQVRDIAQVTTAVASGDMSQKVTVDVAGEMLELKNTVNTMVDQLQSFGSEVTRVAREVGVEGRLGGQAEVPGAAGTWKDLTDSVNTAFRNLTGQVRDIAQVTTAVANGDLSQKVTVDVAGEMLELKNTVNTMVAQLSSFADQVTRMARDVGTEGRLGGQARVDGVSGTWKELTDSVNFMAGNLTSQVRQIAQVTTAVARGDLSQKIDVDARGEILELKNTINTMVDQLSAFAEQVTRVAREVGTDGRLGGQAQVPGVAGVWRDLTDSVNGMAGNLTAQVRNIAQVATAVARGDLSQKIDVDARGEILELKNTLNTMVDQLSNFAEQVTRVAREVGTEGILGGQAEVQGVSGTWKDLTQSVNGMANNLTLQVRNIAEVTTAVANGDLSKKITVDAKGEILELVTTVNTMVDQLMNFGDEVTRVAREVGTEGILGGQARVRGATGIWKDLSENVNLMANNLTSQVRNISRVSSAVANGDLTKKVTVEARGEVAELADTVNTMVTTLSSFADEVTRVAREVGTEGELGGQARVPGVAGTWKDLTESVNSMASNLTGQVRQIATVTTAIAEGDLTKKIDIDARGEIQELKNTINTMVDRLSSFAEQVTRVAREVGTEGQLGGQARVRDVDGTWRDLTESVNEMAGNLTRQVRAIAAVATAVTRGDLNLKIDVDAAGEIQSLQDNINTMIANLRDTTATNKEQDWLKGNLARISGLMQGRRDLDDVASLIMSELTPVVSAQHGAFFLAMATGDADALGADGDREGAYELRMRGSYGYSAGSMPTSFRPGETLIGTAAEEKRTIQVDNVPPGYLKISSGLGEAPPAHVIVLPVLFEGKVLGVIELASFQPFTHIQRDFLNQLAEMIATSVNTISVNTTTEKLLEQSQELTEQLRDRSQELENRQKALQASNAELEEKAELLAQQNRDIEVKNTEIEEARQVLEERAEQLAVSMRYKSEFLANMSHELRTPLNSLLILAKLLADNAEGNLSPKQVEFAETIHGAGSDLLQLINDILDLSKVEAGKMDVSPTRIALVQLVDYVEATFRPLTAEKGLDFSVRVSPELPATLHTDEQRLLQVLRNLLSNAVKFTDGGAVELVIRHAGAEVPNAIREQLLEAGSLRDADADLIAFSVTDTGIGIASSKMLVIFEAFKQADGTTSRKYGGTGLGLSISREIARLLGGEIHAASEPGRGSTFTLYLPLHPSELPPQGYPQIGPGPIEVHGAAVESGRLPEAGQGTGQGTGPGFQTFGEASGMPGSAHGQGGAAGLLRRRRKALGGAQQQPALPPRAASPADRQTAQEPWTLGGQEEPVVRRTFRFGGEKVLIVDDDIRNVFALTSVLEQHGLSVLYAENGREGIEVLEQHDDVTVVLMDIMMPEMDGYATTSAIRRMPQFAGLPIIALTAKAMKGDREKAIESGASDYVTKPVDPDHLLSVMEQWMRGE